A region from the Silene latifolia isolate original U9 population chromosome 7, ASM4854445v1, whole genome shotgun sequence genome encodes:
- the LOC141590861 gene encoding E3 ubiquitin-protein ligase PUB24-like, with the protein MCDLDQEVEIPQYFLCPISLQIMKDPVTTVTGITYDRENIDQWLKEAVDPVCPVTKQPLSCDSDLTPNHTLRRLIQAWCVVNARHGVERIPTPRAALTRTHIVKILRGLTVPRLQSAALDQLLAIATSDGLVNDRRVMAESGVVKAMVSYIIKCSKETKTTSFLEKALRVVNAVWTPTSTEVVKCVSENYELLDSITSILNKNSCFNNTTRNLAVIFMKDVVKVASSSLAEQLSPEFFEGVIKILRSRGEINEGDFAGPIKGALRILLEVCPHGRNRYKIIEANAIFELLELELELNLAQTEKKKITELIFCLLAQLCSCAEGRAQFMAHSGGIAVVSEKILKVSPVVDDRAVHILALISKCSATKEALQEMLKVGAVYTLCIVLQADCAKYLKDKVREILRVHSYVWNNSPCIQFNYVLTRYPLMQF; encoded by the coding sequence ATGTGTGATTTAGATCAAGAAGTTGAAATCCCTCAATATTTCTTATGTCCAATTTCCCTACAAATTATGAAAGACCCGGTTACGACTGTAACCGGTATAACTTATGACCGGGAAAACATCGATCAATGGCTTAAAGAAGCCGTTGATCCTGTTTGCCCGGTCACAAAACAACCATTGTCATGTGACTCGGATTTAACCCCGAACCATACGTTACGTAGGCTTATACAAGCCTGGTGCGTGGTCAATGCTCGACATGGGGTCGAGAGAATCCCGACCCCTAGAGCAGCATTGACCCGCACCCATATTGTTAAGATCCTAAGGGGGTTGACCGTGCCCCGGCTACAGTCCGCTGCATTGGATCAACTCCTCGCTATTGCCACGTCAGACGGGCTGGTCAATGATAGGCGGGTCATGGCTGAGTCAGGTGTGGTCAAAGCTATGGTTAGTTATATTATTAAATGTAGTAAGGAGACTAAAACGACGTCGTTTCTTGAAAAGGCGTTACGGGTTGTTAACGCGGTTTGGACACCTACGTCAACGGAAGTTGTTAAATGTGTGAGCGAAAATTACGAGCTTCTCGATTCCATTACGTCGATTTTAAACAAAAATAGTTGTTTTAATAACACGACGAGAAATCTCGCGGTTATTTTTATGAAGGACGTGGTTAAGGTCGCGAGTTCAAGCCTAGCCGAACAGTTAAGCCCCGAGTTTTTTGAAGGAGTCATCAAAATATTAAGGTCAAGAGGAGAAATAAATGAGGGCGATTTCGCGGGCCCCATTAAAGGGGCCCTTCGAATTTTGTTAGAGGTGTGCCCACACGGAAGGAACCGATACAAAATAATTGAAGCGAACGCCATCTTTGAATTACTCGAACTCGAACTCGAGCTGAACTTAGCCCaaaccgagaaaaaaaaaattaccgagTTAATATTTTGTCTATTGGCCCAATTATGCTCTTGTGCCGAGGGTAGGGCCCAATTTATGGCCCATTCGGGTGGGATTGCGGTCGTGTCGGAAAAAATACTTAAGGTGTCGCCGGTGGTGGACGATAGGGCGGTCCATATATTAGCGCTAATATCGAAGTGTTCCGCCACGAAGGAAGCGTTACAAGAGATGCTTAAGGTTGGAGCTGTGTATACGCTTTGCATAGTTTTACAAGCGGATTGTGCTAAGTATTTGAAGGATAAAGTTAGGGAAATATTAAGGGTACATTCTTATGTTTGGAATAATTCTCCTTGTATTCAATTTAATTATGTTTTGACTAGGTATCCTTTGATGCAATTTTGA